A genome region from Triticum aestivum cultivar Chinese Spring chromosome 2B, IWGSC CS RefSeq v2.1, whole genome shotgun sequence includes the following:
- the LOC123044428 gene encoding UDP-rhamnose/UDP-galactose transporter 2: MEPAEKKPPAVSDLGAWGMNVVSSVGLIMANKQLMSSAGYAFSFATTLTGFHFTVTALVGWISKATGYSASKHVPLWELVWFSLVANASITGMNLSLMLNSVGFYQISKLSMIPVVCLMEWVLNSKHYTTKVISAVVVVAAGVGICTVTDVEVNAKGFICACVAVFCTSLQQITIGSFQKKYNIGSFELLSKTAPIQAVSLIILGPFVDYYLNGRWLLNYGFSTGATFFILLSCSLAVFCNMSQYLCIGRFSATSFQVLGHMKTVCVLILGWVLFDSALTIKNILGMLLAIMGMVVYSWAMESEKKATSAIPRNKSDMLDGEDVPLKSRTSGIPLSSELDDLEEGPMKS; this comes from the exons ATGGAGCCGGCCGAGAAGAAGCCGCCGGCGGTGTCCGACCTCGGCGCCTGGGGGATGAACGTCGTCAGCTCCGTCGGCCTCATCATGGCCAACAAGCAGCTCATGTCCTCCGCCGGCTACGCCTTCTCCTTCG CCACCACgttgaccgggttccacttcaccGTCACGGCGCTCGTCGGGTGGATTTCCAAGGCCACCGGCTACTCCGCCTCCAAGCACGTCCCCCTCTGGGAGCTCGTCTGGTTCTCGCTCGTCGCCAACGCCTCCATCACCGGGATGAACCTCAGCCTCATGCTCAACTCTGTCGGCTTCTATCAG ATCTCCAAATTGAGCATGATTCCGGTGGTTTGCTTGATGGAGTGGGTACTCAACAGCAAGCACTACACAACCAAGGTTATATCGGCAGTGGTTGTCGTCGCAGCGGGCGTCGGGATTTGCACCGTCACCGATGTGGAGGTCAATGCTAAGGGCTTCATTTGCGCTTGTGTGGCTGTGTTCTGCACGTCGCTTCAACAGATT ACAATTGGCTCCTTTCAGAAGAAGTACAACATTGGGTCATTCGAGCTGCTGAGCAAAACTGCACCAATACAGGCAGTGTCACTTATTATACTGGGTCCCTTTGTGGATTACTACCTAAATGGGCGTTGGCTATTGAACTACGGTTTTTCAACAGGAGCAACT TTCTTCATACTGCTTTCATGCTCCTTGGCTGTCTTCTGCAACATGAGCCAGTACCTCTGCATCGGGCGGTTCTCTGCAACCTCTTTCCAGGTCCTGGGCCACATGAAAACGGTGTGCGTGCTGATCCTCGGCTGGGTTCTGTTCGACTCGGCTCTCACCATCAAGAACATACTCGGGATGCTGCTCGCCATCATGGGCATGGTGGTCTATAGCTGGGCCATGGAGTCTGAGAAGAAGGCCACCTCAGCGATCCCGCGGAACAAGAG